Proteins from a single region of Sphaerochaeta globosa str. Buddy:
- the istA gene encoding IS21 family transposase: MITSDAPLIRSDYQTGLFTKQALAEKYHVHPDTITNVLSRCEDRDIYRRTSTTGNLLITPYQTFIKEQLQRGDMQATSIFQLLIRLGACLSLSTVTKAVRKIKYDLDMAAIRYETSPGQQAQADWASFKGFSATIDGIERPIYAFFMILGYSRVRYVEFVTEMTTMTLIRCIENAFTYYGGSTKEVLFDNMPQIVNRCLTTKGGNSLERMLIPEFTAFADHVGFDITLCRIRRPQQKGKVERVVKYFKEGLMPMLPKKTGHSLIDLNEQAIQWCDEVNHQEHMTTMEIPYNRLGSENLNPLPRIPYLEDTTAKVSKDGCVAFRGRVFNVDMRFAGIEGKIIDLEDTIFGYFDGKLVILGKRDLPVHVRHQYCHSRHSGKIKQKRSKRIHTNISRWLGGNLPQKISVDWKLIYA; encoded by the coding sequence TTGATCACATCAGACGCACCGCTCATCCGTAGCGACTATCAAACCGGACTGTTCACCAAACAGGCACTTGCCGAAAAATACCACGTACACCCAGATACGATTACCAATGTGCTCAGCAGGTGCGAAGATCGGGATATCTACCGCAGGACTTCCACTACGGGAAATCTGTTGATCACCCCGTACCAGACCTTCATCAAGGAACAGCTCCAGCGCGGAGATATGCAGGCCACATCCATATTCCAGCTTCTCATCAGACTCGGTGCCTGTCTGTCATTGTCGACGGTCACCAAGGCGGTAAGGAAAATCAAATACGATCTGGATATGGCAGCCATCCGATATGAAACATCCCCCGGCCAGCAAGCCCAGGCTGACTGGGCTTCGTTCAAAGGGTTTTCTGCAACCATCGATGGTATTGAACGCCCTATTTATGCTTTCTTCATGATCCTCGGCTATTCACGGGTGCGATATGTCGAATTCGTAACCGAGATGACCACGATGACCTTGATCAGGTGCATCGAGAACGCCTTCACGTATTACGGCGGCAGCACCAAGGAAGTGCTCTTTGACAACATGCCCCAGATAGTGAATCGCTGTCTTACCACCAAGGGTGGAAACTCTCTGGAACGGATGCTGATTCCCGAGTTCACAGCCTTCGCGGACCATGTCGGATTTGACATAACTCTTTGCAGGATAAGGAGACCGCAACAAAAAGGCAAAGTCGAGCGAGTCGTGAAATATTTTAAAGAAGGCCTCATGCCCATGCTTCCCAAGAAGACAGGACACTCGCTGATCGATCTGAATGAGCAGGCCATACAGTGGTGTGATGAAGTAAACCACCAGGAGCACATGACCACCATGGAAATTCCGTACAATCGTCTTGGTTCAGAAAACCTGAATCCACTTCCCCGGATTCCCTATCTGGAGGATACCACAGCCAAGGTCTCCAAGGACGGATGCGTTGCCTTCCGTGGCAGGGTCTTCAATGTCGATATGCGCTTTGCCGGGATCGAGGGTAAGATAATCGACCTCGAGGACACCATTTTCGGTTACTTCGACGGCAAGTTGGTCATCCTGGGTAAGCGCGATTTGCCCGTTCATGTCCGGCATCAGTATTGCCACAGCAGGCATTCAGGAAAGATCAAACAAAAACGCTCCAAGCGGATCCATACCAACATTTCCCGATGGCTTGGTGGCAACCTGCCGCAGAAGATCTCGGTTGACTGGAAGCTGATCTATGCGTGA
- a CDS encoding helix-turn-helix domain-containing protein gives MSRLLFRRILLSMNIDPEAKTSEKSHTDILEKDVGKAIRILRKSYQLSISAFSMKTGYSRVHISEVESGKRKATDELVSIIRNVFHLDSSWPFSEEQPGDPDGNKLHHEFSEQEELSSIEAVAERLIALRKELHINQKDFAKLTGISVAIIEDVVYGRRKLTLRRAQRIEDACGIGTEWLLHGDEDAKYHPCGQRMTSFLKKNPEARKIVWEMMEREND, from the coding sequence ATGTCAAGATTATTATTCAGAAGGATTCTGCTGTCAATGAATATCGACCCTGAAGCAAAAACAAGTGAAAAGAGCCATACGGATATTCTGGAAAAAGATGTCGGGAAGGCCATTAGAATATTGCGTAAAAGCTATCAACTTTCCATCTCAGCCTTCTCCATGAAAACAGGGTATTCCCGGGTCCATATCAGCGAGGTGGAATCAGGCAAGAGAAAAGCAACCGATGAATTGGTTAGCATCATACGGAATGTTTTTCATCTTGATTCTAGTTGGCCTTTCTCTGAGGAACAGCCCGGTGACCCAGATGGTAACAAACTTCATCATGAGTTCAGTGAACAAGAAGAGCTGAGCAGCATCGAGGCCGTCGCAGAGAGGTTGATAGCCTTGAGAAAGGAGCTTCATATAAACCAGAAGGATTTCGCAAAGCTGACAGGAATTTCAGTGGCTATCATCGAGGATGTTGTGTATGGCCGTAGGAAGTTGACCTTGAGGAGGGCGCAGCGAATAGAGGACGCCTGCGGAATAGGTACTGAATGGTTGTTGCATGGGGATGAGGACGCGAAGTATCATCCGTGTGGACAAAGAATGACCAGTTTCTTGAAAAAAAATCCCGAAGCCAGAAAGATCGTGTGGGAGATGATGGAGCGCGAAAACGATTGA
- a CDS encoding single-stranded DNA-binding protein, with amino-acid sequence MDDLNSLLKTAIDETSHVREGETFLVKDLFKGYEWNRIPKGDRLMLGSMFLSYIGTHDCKVTVADKGASGQQRYQKH; translated from the coding sequence ATGGACGACTTGAATTCCTTGTTGAAAACCGCAATCGATGAGACTTCGCATGTGCGGGAAGGGGAGACCTTCCTGGTAAAGGATCTGTTCAAGGGATATGAGTGGAACCGTATCCCAAAGGGGGATCGACTCATGCTGGGCTCCATGTTCCTCAGCTATATCGGCACACATGACTGCAAGGTTACCGTTGCCGACAAAGGAGCCTCGGGCCAGCAGCGGTATCAGAAGCATTGA
- the dinD gene encoding DNA damage-inducible protein D yields MIKLATLIAAEYKQFEDIKHTTENGIEFWYARELASVLDYTQWRNFTKVIDKAMLSCQNSGFECADHFLEARKIVEAGATSKPINDFELSRYACYLIVQNGDPRKDPIALGQTYFAIQTRRQEIADRFNELDEDNKRLVIRGEVTSWNTMLVEAAHKAGITDQLEYAQFQNAGYMGLYGGLTAADIHRRKKLKTSEKILDHMGSEELGANLFRITQTEAKLRREQPQGLETASGMHYQVGQTVREAIAKNEGTMPENLPTPEKSISEIGKEQLKKLKEKKEPPMLDE; encoded by the coding sequence GTGATAAAATTGGCAACACTAATTGCAGCAGAATACAAACAATTTGAAGATATAAAGCACACTACTGAAAACGGCATAGAGTTTTGGTATGCCCGTGAACTTGCTAGTGTCCTTGATTATACCCAATGGCGTAATTTCACAAAGGTAATTGATAAGGCGATGTTGTCCTGTCAGAACAGCGGTTTTGAATGTGCAGACCATTTTCTTGAGGCCAGAAAAATCGTGGAGGCAGGTGCAACCTCTAAGCCGATAAATGATTTTGAGCTTTCACGCTATGCCTGCTATCTCATCGTGCAAAACGGGGATCCACGCAAAGATCCTATTGCTCTCGGTCAAACCTATTTTGCTATACAAACCCGCAGACAGGAAATAGCTGATCGGTTTAATGAGCTTGACGAGGATAATAAACGCCTTGTTATCCGTGGCGAGGTCACAAGTTGGAACACTATGCTTGTGGAAGCAGCACATAAAGCGGGCATCACCGACCAGTTGGAATATGCTCAGTTTCAAAATGCAGGCTACATGGGATTGTATGGCGGCTTGACCGCCGCAGATATTCACAGACGGAAAAAACTCAAAACAAGTGAGAAAATTCTCGACCATATGGGCAGTGAAGAACTCGGTGCAAACCTGTTCCGCATTACCCAGACCGAGGCAAAACTCCGACGTGAACAGCCGCAAGGACTGGAAACGGCAAGTGGCATGCATTACCAAGTCGGACAGACTGTTCGTGAAGCTATCGCAAAAAACGAGGGTACAATGCCGGAGAATTTACCCACTCCTGAAAAGAGCATTTCCGAAATTGGCAAGGAACAGCTTAAAAAGCTGAAAGAGAAAAAAGAGCCACCTATGCTTGATGAATAG
- a CDS encoding DUF6076 domain-containing protein → MLLIRPRETGYSACTPYGDVVLQSGDHQELFDFVEADLAPFQQAFTSFFESRIDKASAACIGDGIQSVLARELCDRASEVHPLLGNDSYLDSLSTMLIDYLNALLIHRGIELTKEQYFQTAIHLCDPIFHCGIARGRIKPRQELLEAQYRIYEKRDMKALIGGHVHLVRLQKQLRLWLYWILDASAARFSKLTIDERCRLYRQVFNTSGISSDLIFTERFTWSRPRREILSIESYVQRPEDILEWQQETKEKKEHAQTFRELDGDVVVLDGELDRYLKGAIDKAKESDEVALFNEYEVNDFAHLLALEVRLMAAESTSVKSCRHCSRYFIAEKSTIEYCNRIAPGESAPCDVIGPRQSFSRLLEEDGALKAYNAAYKTFYARQRRGTMSEAEFSSWRDEAKRRLQDVREGKIALEEYTTWLKQDVRKWTAN, encoded by the coding sequence ATGCTGCTGATCAGGCCGCGAGAGACGGGATACTCTGCTTGTACGCCCTACGGGGATGTGGTGCTTCAAAGCGGCGACCACCAGGAGCTCTTCGATTTTGTCGAGGCCGATCTCGCTCCGTTCCAACAGGCCTTCACCTCCTTCTTCGAAAGCCGCATCGACAAGGCAAGTGCCGCGTGCATCGGAGATGGAATCCAATCGGTGCTCGCAAGAGAGCTGTGTGATCGGGCGAGCGAGGTACATCCCCTGTTGGGAAACGACTCGTACCTGGACAGCCTGTCCACGATGCTCATCGACTACCTGAACGCATTGCTGATCCACCGCGGTATCGAGCTGACCAAGGAGCAGTACTTCCAAACAGCCATACACCTGTGTGATCCCATCTTCCACTGTGGTATTGCCCGCGGGCGCATCAAGCCGCGACAGGAGCTGCTTGAGGCACAGTACCGCATCTATGAGAAGCGGGATATGAAAGCCCTGATCGGAGGCCATGTGCACCTGGTGCGGCTGCAGAAGCAGCTCAGGCTCTGGCTGTACTGGATCCTGGACGCCTCAGCCGCTCGTTTCTCCAAGCTGACCATCGACGAGCGCTGCCGCCTGTACCGCCAGGTCTTCAACACAAGCGGCATCTCAAGTGACCTCATCTTCACCGAACGCTTCACGTGGAGCAGACCCCGGCGCGAGATACTCTCAATCGAGTCCTACGTCCAGCGCCCCGAGGACATCCTCGAATGGCAACAAGAAACCAAAGAGAAAAAGGAACATGCCCAGACCTTCAGGGAACTGGACGGGGATGTCGTCGTGTTGGATGGGGAGCTGGATCGATACCTGAAGGGTGCCATAGACAAAGCCAAAGAAAGTGATGAGGTCGCGTTGTTCAACGAATATGAAGTCAATGACTTCGCTCACCTGCTGGCCCTTGAGGTGCGCCTGATGGCAGCCGAGAGCACCTCGGTCAAGAGCTGCCGTCACTGCAGCCGTTATTTCATTGCAGAGAAGTCCACCATCGAGTACTGCAACCGCATCGCGCCGGGCGAGAGCGCCCCCTGTGATGTCATAGGCCCCAGGCAATCCTTTTCACGGCTTTTGGAGGAGGATGGAGCCCTGAAGGCCTACAACGCCGCCTACAAGACCTTCTATGCCCGCCAGAGACGGGGTACGATGAGCGAGGCCGAGTTCTCATCCTGGCGCGACGAGGCAAAAAGGCGTCTGCAGGATGTGCGTGAAGGCAAGATCGCACTTGAAGAGTACACCACGTGGCTCAAGCAGGATGTGCGCAAGTGGACGGCCAACTGA
- a CDS encoding ATP-binding protein, which translates to MRDPFTKQVLQDIASFNNRYLGGILANLFESHPELQEEIADSIIGAVAAKENDNVNKLLEEAFLPGYPDHPTLSDFDASCLSKTDKEVYDTFMTLDCLIDRNRKPNLVLYGPPDCGKEKVAVGLGDRLCREGKSARFIDFHHLMEVLQTHGRLPSSNTLYRILTKVECLIIDDFACMNIHDADLLDSLYVLLRTRIDDHLSPKTKKKIRATFVTTHHHLEDWPRHLIGDDFKVLQIINILYGRGTLLSIDEKAPRIEEEENTSSSSETTR; encoded by the coding sequence ATGCGTGACCCGTTTACCAAGCAGGTACTGCAGGATATCGCGTCTTTCAACAATCGCTATCTTGGAGGCATTCTTGCAAACCTCTTTGAATCTCATCCTGAGCTGCAGGAAGAGATCGCCGATTCCATCATCGGTGCGGTTGCCGCCAAGGAAAATGACAACGTAAACAAGCTTCTGGAGGAGGCGTTTCTTCCCGGGTATCCCGATCACCCCACCCTCTCGGATTTTGATGCATCCTGTCTGTCAAAGACGGACAAGGAGGTGTATGATACGTTCATGACGCTCGATTGTCTCATCGACAGGAACAGAAAACCGAATCTTGTTCTCTACGGTCCTCCCGATTGTGGTAAGGAGAAGGTCGCCGTCGGATTGGGCGACCGATTGTGCAGGGAGGGGAAATCGGCGCGCTTCATCGATTTTCATCATCTGATGGAGGTGCTGCAGACCCATGGGAGACTTCCCTCCAGCAACACCCTGTACAGGATACTCACCAAGGTGGAGTGTTTGATCATCGATGATTTCGCCTGCATGAACATCCACGATGCCGATCTGCTTGACAGCCTCTATGTGTTGCTCAGGACCAGGATCGACGATCATCTCAGTCCGAAGACCAAAAAGAAGATCCGCGCCACTTTTGTCACGACTCATCATCATTTGGAAGACTGGCCGCGCCATTTGATCGGCGATGACTTCAAGGTGCTGCAGATCATCAACATCCTCTACGGTCGCGGGACCCTGCTGTCCATCGACGAGAAGGCTCCCAGAATTGAGGAGGAAGAAAACACTTCCTCATCTTCCGAGACTACCCGGTAA